A part of Terriglobales bacterium genomic DNA contains:
- a CDS encoding cytochrome c produces the protein MIRVGLINAVFLSFLFLVAAADDARPPKPEASPAEESARLLAIGRDLFVARCGRCHDADGSKPLADGPPLNRRKVPADRLARMVDSRLKDATEEQRRAVKLHITSFMKN, from the coding sequence ATGATCCGCGTCGGACTTATCAATGCCGTGTTCCTGTCTTTCCTTTTTCTGGTAGCTGCGGCCGACGACGCCAGGCCGCCAAAGCCTGAAGCGTCGCCCGCCGAGGAATCAGCCCGTCTGCTGGCCATCGGCCGCGACCTGTTCGTCGCCCGGTGCGGTCGTTGCCATGACGCCGACGGCTCCAAGCCCTTGGCCGACGGACCGCCCCTCAACCGGCGCAAGGTTCCCGCCGACCGTCTCGCGCGTATGGTCGACTCGCGCCTGAAGGACGCCACCGAAGAACAGCGTCGCGCCGTCAAGCTCCACATCACCAGCTTCATGAAGAACTGA
- a CDS encoding zf-HC2 domain-containing protein — translation MFERHVSCLLSAYCHGEISTQDAERVQQHLRECDRCRRELDQVRLGVSLARQLPLMAAPAGLWEQVHRRLDEAPPPERTARSFWLRPVPLAAAAVLSFAVLSIFWYYRWREPLHLTVASTPLSTLESAALDQHRALLSGDQSLDYFARDPLDLRQWVERNTRLHASLALARPPEEAAQYRPVGARRILVGGVEVAVLAYRVDEHHVTLLTARLQDLADAPHAGVFSKDIAFRPISPGDLKMLTWGTAGQAYVMVSDLPGFGQRSCFICHTDQQRRELIRRAQPRPAGTHWWDYGVRQ, via the coding sequence ATGTTTGAGCGGCATGTCTCGTGTCTGCTCTCCGCCTATTGTCACGGCGAGATCTCGACCCAGGACGCAGAACGCGTTCAGCAACATCTCCGCGAATGTGACCGCTGCCGGCGGGAGCTGGACCAGGTTCGCCTGGGAGTCTCGCTCGCCCGCCAGCTTCCGCTGATGGCCGCGCCCGCCGGCCTCTGGGAGCAGGTGCACCGCCGCCTCGACGAAGCGCCCCCGCCCGAACGCACCGCGCGTTCCTTCTGGCTCCGCCCGGTCCCGCTCGCGGCTGCTGCCGTGCTTTCCTTCGCTGTACTGTCCATCTTCTGGTATTACCGTTGGCGCGAACCGCTGCATCTCACGGTCGCCTCTACGCCGCTCTCCACGCTGGAGTCGGCGGCGCTCGACCAGCATCGCGCCCTGCTTTCCGGCGACCAGAGTCTGGACTACTTCGCCCGCGATCCGCTCGATCTGCGCCAATGGGTGGAGCGCAACACCCGCCTTCATGCCAGCCTCGCCCTCGCGCGCCCGCCCGAGGAGGCCGCGCAGTACCGCCCGGTGGGCGCGCGCCGCATCCTGGTCGGCGGTGTCGAAGTGGCAGTGCTCGCCTACCGCGTTGACGAGCACCACGTCACCTTGCTCACGGCGCGTCTCCAGGACCTCGCCGATGCGCCCCACGCCGGCGTCTTCTCCAAGGACATCGCCTTCCGTCCCATCTCGCCCGGCGACCTCAAGATGCTCACCTGGGGCACGGCGGGCCAGGCTTATGTGATGGTTTCCGACCTGCCCGGCTTCGGGCAGCGGAGTTGCTTCATCTGCCACACCGACCAGCAGCGTCGCGAACTCATCCGCCGCGCGCAGCCCCGCCCCGCGGGCACGCACTGGTGGGACTACGGAGTACGCCAATGA
- a CDS encoding PDZ domain-containing protein — protein MGGAPLTAFAAEPERIGGLRRHARFGAVVNPPEGRAGASVGRVDEGTVAAQAGLRRGDLILRVNGTLLDSLLAFDRAFVALRGGDTARLEVLRNGQTFERTVTLPPMPLQTFSGIDVAYDSVVAENGLRFRTIIARPKNATGRLPGLFLAGWLSCDSVEVPVGPKGGIEKLLDILITQSGFVMMRMDKPGIGDSEGYCSQADFQTELAGYRAAMRAFKALDYVDAERIYIFGDSNGAAYAPLIGNEAGVRGYVVSGGWAKTWLEHMLELERRRLALMGQSPGDITEKLRGYSEFYSAYYNQKLTPAEVIRQKPHLAGLWYDAPEHQYGRPASFYQQLQDLNIAGAWSRVSVPTLSIYGEYDWFMSADDHQTFAALVNRNRPGAGRYVMLPKTNHGFNVYDSPEKEFRGEGGRFNQSVGPLILDWLKEQNTAGK, from the coding sequence ATGGGCGGCGCTCCACTCACTGCCTTCGCTGCCGAGCCGGAAAGGATCGGCGGTCTTCGGCGCCACGCCAGGTTCGGCGCGGTCGTCAACCCGCCCGAAGGCCGGGCGGGTGCGTCTGTCGGGCGCGTGGACGAGGGCACCGTCGCCGCCCAGGCCGGCTTGCGCCGCGGCGACCTCATCCTGCGCGTCAACGGAACGCTGCTCGATAGCCTTCTCGCCTTCGACCGGGCCTTTGTTGCGCTGCGTGGCGGCGACACCGCGCGCCTCGAAGTCCTGCGGAACGGCCAGACCTTCGAGCGCACGGTCACGCTCCCGCCCATGCCGCTGCAGACTTTCTCCGGCATCGACGTCGCCTACGACTCCGTCGTCGCCGAGAACGGCCTCCGCTTCCGCACCATCATCGCCAGGCCGAAGAATGCCACCGGCCGCTTGCCCGGCCTCTTTCTTGCCGGCTGGCTCAGTTGTGATTCGGTCGAGGTCCCGGTCGGCCCCAAGGGCGGCATCGAGAAGCTTCTCGACATCCTGATCACGCAGTCCGGCTTCGTCATGATGCGCATGGACAAGCCCGGCATCGGCGACAGCGAGGGATACTGCAGCCAGGCCGACTTTCAGACCGAACTCGCCGGCTACCGTGCCGCCATGCGCGCCTTCAAGGCGCTCGACTATGTGGATGCCGAGCGCATCTACATCTTCGGCGACAGCAACGGCGCCGCCTACGCGCCGCTCATCGGCAACGAAGCCGGCGTACGCGGCTACGTCGTTTCCGGAGGTTGGGCCAAGACCTGGCTGGAGCACATGCTCGAGCTCGAGCGCCGCCGCCTTGCCCTGATGGGCCAGAGTCCCGGCGACATCACCGAAAAGCTGCGCGGTTATTCCGAGTTCTACAGCGCCTACTACAACCAGAAGCTCACACCTGCCGAGGTCATCCGCCAAAAGCCCCACCTCGCCGGCCTTTGGTACGACGCCCCCGAGCACCAGTACGGCCGGCCCGCCTCCTTCTATCAGCAGCTTCAGGACCTCAACATTGCTGGCGCGTGGTCCAGGGTCAGTGTGCCCACGCTTTCCATCTACGGCGAGTACGACTGGTTCATGAGCGCTGACGACCATCAGACCTTCGCCGCTTTGGTGAACCGTAATCGCCCGGGGGCAGGCCGCTACGTCATGCTCCCGAAGACCAACCACGGCTTTAACGTCTATGACAGCCCGGAAAAGGAGTTCCGCGGCGAAGGCGGCCGCTTCAACCAGAGCGTCGGCCCGCTCATCCTTGACTGGCTGAAAGAGCAGAACACAGCGGGGAAGTAG
- a CDS encoding DinB family protein, with amino-acid sequence MIQRTVVLVVLFVALAGASLAAAQEKKAEPGPVTSTVKTLLERNTKNLVAAAEAMPADKYNFKPTADQMTFAHLAVHTAEANYFFCSRIAGEAQPEVKLSDADAKEKLLEALKASFAYCSTALEKMDDSKLGDSVAFGQQQRPRAAAMIGVATNWADHYGMAAMYLRLNGLLPPTAQPKK; translated from the coding sequence ATGATTCAACGAACTGTAGTGCTGGTGGTTCTTTTCGTGGCGCTGGCCGGCGCGAGTCTGGCGGCGGCCCAGGAAAAGAAAGCCGAACCGGGACCGGTAACCTCGACGGTAAAGACGCTACTGGAGCGAAACACGAAGAACCTGGTGGCCGCGGCCGAAGCCATGCCGGCGGACAAGTACAACTTCAAACCGACCGCCGACCAGATGACCTTTGCGCATCTGGCTGTGCACACGGCCGAGGCCAACTATTTCTTCTGCTCCAGGATCGCAGGCGAAGCACAGCCGGAAGTGAAGCTGAGCGATGCGGACGCGAAGGAGAAGCTGCTGGAAGCGTTGAAGGCTTCGTTCGCATATTGCAGCACCGCGCTGGAGAAGATGGACGATTCCAAGTTGGGCGATTCGGTGGCGTTCGGCCAGCAGCAGCGGCCCCGGGCGGCGGCGATGATCGGGGTGGCGACGAACTGGGCCGACCACTACGGCATGGCGGCGATGTATCTGCGCTTGAACGGATTGCTGCCGCCGACGGCGCAGCCCAAGAAGTAG
- a CDS encoding serine/threonine-protein kinase, producing the protein MIGTQFGNYRIEAKLGAGGMGVVYKAFDTELDRPVAIKTLLATDSSDPGSLARFLREAKAASRLQHSSIVTIHHFGVEGDTRYIVMEFVEGKTLKKIISGKPIAIDQFFDIGIQTMDGIALAHEKGIIHRDLKAENIMVTTRGQVKILDFGLAKIREAESANPDDVTVYKTQAGLVIGTVSHMSPEQAMGKEVDVRSDIFSMGVVFYEMATGAMPFDAPTPQATLARVLDSEPTPVYRLNPDIPPELERLIHQCLNKNRDFRPDAAEVLARLKALQAAWMGGEQVLPTAIVGTNPVYAAGAGYGDAATLGSGEARPPSGARATGYATRPASSGAMTWGAQAQPAPPDPKAKAIYQAVKTTRIVLSLALLTIPLAYVLYFVVGGGIIRQQAIEDTFLMSFMRAVVVPVMQLVDRVFAVRLVSGGWNFMLLILGVGAFILRFLLLMPFERVEHKLRLRVEGSGPRRVSRLERM; encoded by the coding sequence ATGATTGGGACACAGTTCGGCAACTACCGTATTGAGGCGAAGCTGGGCGCCGGCGGCATGGGTGTGGTTTACAAGGCCTTCGACACCGAGCTCGATCGCCCGGTTGCCATCAAGACCCTGCTGGCCACCGACAGCTCCGACCCCGGCTCGCTGGCCCGTTTCCTGCGCGAGGCCAAGGCCGCCTCCCGCCTGCAGCACTCTTCCATCGTCACTATCCATCACTTCGGCGTTGAGGGCGACACCCGCTACATCGTGATGGAGTTCGTGGAAGGCAAGACGCTGAAGAAAATCATCAGCGGCAAGCCCATTGCCATCGACCAGTTCTTCGACATCGGCATCCAGACCATGGACGGCATCGCCCTGGCCCATGAGAAGGGCATCATTCATCGCGACCTCAAGGCCGAAAACATCATGGTCACCACCCGTGGCCAGGTGAAGATTCTCGACTTCGGCCTGGCCAAGATCCGCGAAGCCGAATCCGCCAACCCCGACGACGTCACTGTCTACAAGACGCAGGCCGGCCTGGTCATCGGCACCGTCAGCCACATGTCTCCCGAACAGGCCATGGGCAAGGAAGTGGACGTTCGCTCGGACATCTTCTCCATGGGCGTCGTCTTCTATGAGATGGCCACTGGAGCCATGCCCTTCGATGCTCCCACGCCCCAGGCCACGTTGGCGCGCGTGCTCGATTCTGAGCCGACTCCGGTCTATCGCCTCAACCCGGATATTCCGCCCGAACTCGAGCGCCTCATCCACCAGTGCCTGAACAAGAACCGGGATTTCCGCCCCGATGCGGCCGAAGTTCTCGCCCGCCTGAAAGCTCTTCAGGCCGCCTGGATGGGCGGCGAACAGGTCTTGCCCACCGCCATCGTGGGGACGAACCCGGTCTATGCCGCGGGCGCGGGCTACGGCGATGCCGCCACGTTGGGGAGCGGAGAAGCACGTCCGCCTTCCGGCGCTCGCGCCACCGGCTATGCCACGCGCCCCGCCTCTTCCGGTGCGATGACCTGGGGTGCGCAGGCTCAGCCGGCCCCCCCGGACCCAAAAGCCAAGGCGATATACCAGGCCGTCAAGACCACGCGCATCGTGCTGTCTCTGGCTTTGCTGACCATCCCCCTGGCGTACGTGCTCTACTTCGTCGTCGGTGGCGGCATCATTCGCCAGCAGGCCATCGAGGACACGTTCCTGATGAGCTTCATGCGCGCCGTGGTCGTGCCCGTCATGCAGCTCGTAGACCGCGTCTTCGCCGTCCGCCTGGTTTCCGGCGGTTGGAACTTCATGCTCCTGATCCTGGGCGTGGGCGCCTTCATTCTGCGTTTCCTGTTGCTCATGCCCTTTGAGCGCGTGGAGCACAAGCTCCGCCTGCGCGTCGAAGGGTCGGGCCCGCGGCGCGTCTCCCGTTTGGAGCGCATGTAG
- a CDS encoding site-2 protease family protein, which yields MEAQIKLGRVRGIEIGLHYSWVIIALLITFSLANYFRTQNPGWSPGTVWLSAILTAVLFFAAIVTHELGHSVVAMARGLPVRSVTLFALGGVARIDKDATDAKTEFWVGIAGPITSILIGVLCLGLGGLLGWTPGGSLASPPVAVLVWLGYINLALAAFNLIPGFPLDGGRVLRAILWWSMDDADRATRSAARTGQAVALAFILLGLLRFFSGEGFGGLWMAFIGWFLLDAATASLVEREAMALMRGVRVGDVMSRDCWTVSGGISLQSFVDDHLLRSGRRCFVVEEHGNMSGLITAHEVRQVERERWPTTLVRDAMRPMSQLRVVSPQTSAADALDLMRREDINQIPVVSEGKLLGIFSRGEVVQLLQAREELRM from the coding sequence ATGGAGGCGCAGATTAAGCTGGGGCGGGTGCGCGGCATCGAAATCGGCCTGCACTACAGTTGGGTGATCATCGCGCTGCTGATCACGTTCTCACTGGCCAACTACTTCCGCACGCAGAATCCGGGCTGGAGCCCGGGGACGGTGTGGCTGTCGGCCATCTTGACGGCGGTGTTGTTCTTCGCCGCCATCGTGACCCATGAGCTGGGTCACTCGGTGGTCGCTATGGCGCGCGGCCTGCCGGTACGCTCCGTGACACTATTCGCCCTGGGCGGCGTGGCGCGCATCGACAAGGACGCCACTGACGCCAAGACCGAGTTCTGGGTCGGGATTGCGGGGCCCATCACCAGCATCCTAATCGGGGTCCTCTGCCTGGGACTGGGCGGGTTGCTGGGATGGACGCCGGGTGGCAGCCTAGCCTCGCCGCCGGTGGCCGTGCTGGTGTGGCTGGGGTACATCAACCTGGCGCTGGCGGCGTTCAACCTGATCCCCGGGTTCCCACTGGACGGTGGCCGAGTGCTGCGCGCCATCCTGTGGTGGAGCATGGACGACGCTGACCGGGCCACACGAAGCGCGGCCCGGACCGGGCAGGCGGTGGCCCTGGCCTTCATTCTGCTGGGGCTGCTGCGCTTCTTCAGCGGCGAGGGATTCGGCGGGCTGTGGATGGCGTTCATCGGCTGGTTCCTGCTGGACGCGGCGACGGCCAGCCTGGTGGAGCGCGAAGCGATGGCCCTGATGCGAGGGGTGCGCGTGGGCGACGTCATGTCGCGGGACTGCTGGACCGTCTCCGGAGGCATCAGCCTGCAGAGCTTCGTGGACGATCACCTGCTGCGCAGCGGGCGAAGATGCTTCGTGGTCGAGGAGCATGGAAACATGTCCGGCTTGATCACGGCTCATGAGGTGCGGCAAGTGGAGCGCGAACGATGGCCGACGACGCTGGTCCGCGACGCCATGCGCCCGATGAGCCAGTTACGCGTGGTTTCGCCGCAAACCTCGGCGGCCGACGCCCTGGACCTGATGCGCCGCGAGGACATCAACCAGATTCCGGTGGTCTCGGAAGGCAAGCTGCTGGGAATCTTTTCCCGCGGCGAGGTGGTGCAACTGCTGCAAGCGAGGGAGGAGTTGCGGATGTAA
- the aceE gene encoding pyruvate dehydrogenase (acetyl-transferring), homodimeric type, giving the protein MSEKSSNGMTELEAIELREWLDSLDYILQNGNAERAGRLLQHLRAHTEQRGIKLPFSATTPYCNTIPVEQQPPFPGSQEVERRIKSLIRWNALAMVVRANRLEDGIGGHISTYASAATLYEVGFNHFFRARTAEHDGDVVYFQGHAAPGIYARAFLEGRLPVQRLENFRRELKPGGGLSSYPHPWLMPDFWEFPTVSMGLSPIMAIYHARFIRYLEDRGLKKPSNSKVWAFLGDGETDEPESLGAITLASREKLDNLIFVVNCNLQRLDGPVRGNGKIIQELEAAFRGAGWNVIKVIWGSEWDPLLARDKDGLLLRRMEETVDGQYQKYAVESGAYVREHFWGADPRLLEMVSNISDEGLKRLKLGGHDPIKVHAAYKAAVEHKGSPTVILAKTIKGYGLGEAGEGKNITHQQKKLNEDELRAFRSRFGIPVSDEDIAGAPFYRPDDDTPEMRYMQARRRELGGYVPARSVLAQPIEPVPEELFEEFYEGTEDRKVSTTMVFVRMLAKLLRDPKVGRLIVPIIPDEARTFGMEALFRQVGIYSHVGQLYEPVDRDTLLYYKEAIDGQILEEGITEAGSVSSFIAAGTAYANHGINTIPFFIFYSMFGFQRIGDLIWAAADSRCRGFLLGGTAGRTTLAGEGLQHQDGNSHLLAYPVPNCLCYDPAFAYELAVIIQDGIRRMYVEGESVFYYLTVMNEPYAMPHMPKGVREGILRGMYRFRPAQKKHKLQAQLFGSGAILPQVIQAQEMLDKYGVAADVWSITSYKELYRDGNAAERWNMLHPRSKPRRPYVTECLEGAPGVFVCASDYVKALPNSIARWFPRPIMALGTDGFGRSESRASLRDFFEVDARFVTLAALSALAREGQLKPEVVQKAIRDLEIDPEKLDPAIS; this is encoded by the coding sequence ATGTCGGAAAAGTCTTCCAACGGGATGACCGAGCTCGAAGCGATTGAGCTTCGCGAATGGCTCGATTCCCTCGATTACATCCTGCAGAACGGCAACGCCGAGCGCGCCGGACGCCTGCTGCAGCATCTGCGGGCGCACACCGAGCAGCGCGGCATCAAGCTCCCGTTCTCTGCCACTACGCCGTACTGCAACACCATCCCGGTCGAGCAGCAGCCGCCTTTCCCGGGCTCGCAGGAAGTAGAGCGCCGCATCAAGAGCCTTATCCGCTGGAACGCCCTGGCCATGGTGGTGCGCGCCAACCGCCTCGAGGACGGCATCGGCGGACACATTTCCACCTACGCCTCCGCCGCCACCCTCTACGAGGTCGGTTTCAACCACTTCTTCCGCGCCCGCACCGCCGAGCACGACGGCGACGTCGTTTACTTCCAGGGACACGCCGCCCCCGGCATTTACGCCCGCGCGTTCCTCGAAGGACGGCTGCCCGTCCAGCGCCTGGAGAACTTCCGCCGCGAACTCAAGCCCGGCGGCGGCCTCTCCTCCTATCCTCACCCCTGGCTGATGCCCGACTTCTGGGAGTTTCCCACCGTCTCCATGGGGCTCAGCCCCATCATGGCCATTTACCACGCCCGCTTCATCCGCTATCTCGAAGACCGCGGGCTGAAGAAGCCATCCAACTCCAAAGTTTGGGCGTTCCTCGGCGATGGCGAAACCGACGAACCGGAATCGCTCGGCGCCATCACTCTGGCCTCGCGCGAGAAGCTGGATAACCTCATCTTCGTCGTCAACTGCAACCTGCAGCGCCTCGATGGTCCGGTGCGCGGCAACGGCAAGATCATTCAGGAACTCGAAGCCGCCTTCCGCGGCGCAGGCTGGAACGTCATCAAGGTCATTTGGGGCAGCGAGTGGGACCCGCTGCTCGCCCGCGACAAGGACGGTCTGCTCCTCCGCCGCATGGAAGAGACGGTGGACGGCCAGTACCAGAAGTACGCCGTCGAGAGCGGCGCCTACGTCCGTGAGCACTTCTGGGGCGCCGATCCACGCCTCCTGGAGATGGTCAGCAACATCTCCGACGAGGGCCTCAAGCGCCTCAAGCTGGGCGGCCATGACCCCATTAAGGTTCACGCGGCGTACAAGGCGGCGGTCGAGCATAAGGGCTCGCCCACCGTCATCCTCGCCAAGACCATCAAAGGCTACGGCCTCGGTGAAGCCGGTGAGGGCAAGAACATCACCCACCAGCAGAAGAAGCTGAACGAGGACGAGTTGCGCGCCTTCCGCTCCCGCTTCGGCATCCCTGTTTCAGACGAAGATATCGCCGGCGCGCCCTTCTATCGCCCCGACGACGACACCCCCGAGATGAGGTACATGCAGGCACGGCGGCGCGAACTGGGCGGTTACGTGCCGGCCCGGAGCGTCCTGGCCCAACCGATCGAGCCGGTGCCGGAGGAGTTGTTCGAGGAATTCTACGAGGGCACCGAGGACCGCAAGGTTTCCACCACCATGGTTTTCGTGCGCATGCTCGCCAAGTTGCTGCGCGATCCCAAGGTCGGCAGGCTCATCGTGCCCATCATCCCCGACGAAGCGCGCACCTTCGGCATGGAAGCGCTCTTCCGCCAGGTGGGCATCTATTCGCACGTCGGCCAGCTCTACGAACCCGTCGATCGCGACACCCTGCTCTACTACAAGGAAGCCATCGACGGCCAGATCCTAGAGGAAGGCATCACCGAGGCCGGTTCCGTGTCCTCTTTCATCGCCGCCGGCACCGCCTACGCCAACCACGGCATCAACACCATTCCGTTCTTCATCTTCTATTCCATGTTTGGCTTCCAGCGTATCGGCGACCTCATCTGGGCGGCCGCCGACTCGCGCTGCCGCGGCTTCCTGCTGGGCGGCACCGCCGGCCGCACCACGCTCGCCGGTGAAGGTCTCCAGCACCAGGATGGCAACAGCCACCTGCTCGCTTATCCCGTGCCCAACTGTCTCTGTTACGACCCCGCCTTCGCCTACGAGCTTGCCGTCATCATTCAGGACGGCATCCGCCGCATGTACGTCGAGGGCGAGAGCGTCTTCTACTACCTGACGGTTATGAACGAGCCGTACGCGATGCCGCACATGCCGAAAGGCGTACGCGAGGGCATCCTGCGCGGCATGTATCGCTTCCGCCCGGCCCAGAAAAAGCACAAGCTGCAGGCCCAACTGTTCGGCTCCGGCGCCATCCTGCCCCAGGTCATCCAGGCGCAGGAGATGCTGGACAAATACGGCGTCGCCGCCGACGTCTGGAGCATCACCAGCTACAAGGAGCTCTACCGCGACGGCAACGCCGCCGAGCGCTGGAACATGCTGCACCCCAGGTCGAAGCCGCGCCGTCCTTACGTGACCGAATGCCTGGAAGGCGCCCCCGGCGTCTTCGTCTGCGCCTCCGATTACGTCAAGGCCCTGCCCAACTCCATCGCGCGCTGGTTCCCGCGGCCGATCATGGCCCTGGGCACGGATGGCTTCGGCCGCAGTGAGAGCCGCGCCAGCCTGCGCGACTTCTTCGAAGTGGACGCCCGCTTCGTCACCCTGGCTGCGCTCAGCGCGCTCGCCCGCGAAGGCCAGCTCAAGCCCGAGGTCGTGCAGAAAGCCATTCGCGACCTCGAGATCGATCCCGAGAAGCTGGATCCCGCCATCTCCTGA
- the glgB gene encoding 1,4-alpha-glucan branching protein GlgB, which produces MSRSRTPSPATHSIRHDISALTADDLYLFNEGSHHRLYEKLGSHVRTVEGVAGVGFGVWAPNAEQVFVIGDFNGWNRSSHPLHSRGDSGIWECFVPGLGRGEKYKFHIVSRHHGYRVDKADPFAFHHETPPRTASIVWDLDYQWNDRQWIEHRRSRNSLQSPMAIYEVHLGSWMRAPEEGDRWLSYRELAPRLAEYVTGMGFTHVEFLPVMEHPFYGSWGYQVTGYFAPTSRYGTPQDFMYLVDYLHQHGIGVILDWVPSHFPGDEHGLAYFDGTHLFEHADPRQGYHPDWSSYIFNYDRHEVRSFLMSSGFLWLDRYHADGLRVDAVASMLYLDYSRQHGEWVPNIFGGRENLGALLFLRRFNEDVYREHPDVQIIAEESTAWPMVSRPTYVGGLGFGLKWDMGWMHDTLRYLRHDPVHRKYHHNDLTFRMLYAFTENFVLPLSHDEVVHGKGSLLRRMSGDDWQKFANLRLLFAYMYAQPGKKLLFMGGEFAQWDEWNHDRSLDWHLARHDRHQGVQRLVADLNRLYREYPALHELDCDPWGFEWVDASDSDQSVITLIRRARSTGRLVLVACNFTPVPRGSYRVGVPHTGLWQEVLNTDSTYYGGSGWGNYGGVTAELIPWHGRPFSVGLNLPPLGAVFLASEGA; this is translated from the coding sequence ATGTCTCGCAGCCGTACGCCTTCGCCCGCCACACACTCCATCCGGCATGACATCTCCGCCCTGACCGCGGACGACCTCTATCTGTTCAACGAAGGGTCACACCATCGTCTCTACGAAAAGCTCGGCTCCCATGTCCGCACGGTGGAGGGCGTGGCCGGCGTCGGCTTCGGCGTCTGGGCGCCCAATGCTGAACAGGTCTTCGTCATCGGCGACTTCAACGGTTGGAACCGCTCCTCGCACCCTCTGCATTCGCGCGGTGACTCCGGCATCTGGGAGTGTTTTGTCCCCGGCCTCGGCCGGGGCGAGAAGTACAAGTTCCACATCGTCTCCCGCCACCACGGCTACCGCGTGGATAAGGCGGACCCGTTTGCGTTTCACCACGAAACGCCTCCCCGGACCGCCTCCATCGTCTGGGACCTCGACTACCAGTGGAATGACCGCCAATGGATCGAGCACCGCCGCTCCCGTAACTCCCTGCAGTCACCCATGGCCATCTATGAGGTTCACCTCGGCTCCTGGATGCGCGCTCCGGAAGAAGGCGACCGCTGGCTCAGCTATCGTGAACTGGCGCCCCGCCTGGCGGAGTACGTCACCGGCATGGGTTTTACCCACGTCGAATTCCTGCCGGTCATGGAGCACCCGTTCTACGGCTCCTGGGGATATCAGGTCACCGGCTACTTTGCTCCCACCAGCCGCTACGGCACCCCTCAGGACTTCATGTATCTGGTGGACTACCTGCACCAGCATGGTATCGGGGTCATCCTCGACTGGGTGCCGTCCCACTTTCCCGGCGACGAGCACGGCCTGGCGTACTTCGACGGCACTCACCTCTTTGAGCACGCCGACCCCCGCCAGGGCTACCACCCGGACTGGTCCAGCTACATCTTCAACTACGACCGCCACGAGGTCCGCAGTTTTCTGATGAGTTCCGGCTTCCTCTGGCTGGACCGCTACCACGCCGATGGCCTGCGCGTGGACGCCGTCGCCTCCATGCTCTACCTGGATTATTCGCGCCAGCACGGCGAGTGGGTGCCCAACATCTTCGGCGGGCGCGAGAACCTGGGCGCCCTGCTCTTCCTCCGCCGCTTCAACGAGGACGTGTACCGCGAGCATCCGGACGTGCAGATCATCGCGGAAGAATCCACCGCCTGGCCCATGGTTTCGCGGCCTACGTATGTCGGCGGCCTCGGCTTCGGGTTGAAATGGGACATGGGCTGGATGCACGACACGCTCCGCTACCTCCGCCACGATCCCGTCCACCGCAAGTATCACCACAACGACCTGACCTTTCGCATGCTCTACGCCTTCACCGAGAACTTCGTCCTGCCGCTCTCGCACGACGAAGTGGTTCACGGCAAAGGCTCGCTCCTGCGCCGCATGTCCGGCGACGACTGGCAGAAGTTCGCGAACCTCCGCCTGCTGTTCGCCTACATGTACGCCCAGCCCGGCAAGAAACTGCTGTTCATGGGTGGTGAATTCGCCCAGTGGGACGAGTGGAACCACGACCGCAGCCTCGACTGGCACCTGGCCCGGCACGACCGCCACCAAGGCGTGCAGCGGCTGGTCGCCGACCTCAATCGCCTCTACCGCGAATATCCCGCCCTGCATGAGCTCGACTGCGATCCCTGGGGCTTCGAGTGGGTCGACGCCAGCGACTCCGACCAGTCGGTCATCACCCTCATCCGCCGGGCGCGTTCCACCGGGCGGCTGGTTCTCGTGGCGTGCAACTTCACTCCCGTGCCGCGTGGCAGCTATCGCGTCGGCGTTCCCCATACCGGCCTCTGGCAGGAAGTCCTCAACACCGATTCGACCTATTACGGCGGTAGCGGCTGGGGCAACTATGGTGGCGTGACCGCCGAACTCATCCCCTGGCACGGCCGTCCCTTCTCCGTGGGCCTCAATCTGCCTCCGCTGGGTGCCGTCTTCCTGGCCAGCGAAGGCGCGTAG
- a CDS encoding sigma-70 family RNA polymerase sigma factor: MNPAAAGAQQVVDADLLRACQRGDRHAFRVLFEAYRDRVYSIALHFTGDSAVAADVTQDVFVKLFHAIGKFRFDSDFGTWLYRLVANVCMDEHRRRRRWLPLEDVFMSPSRSQEKAAMRSEMSGAVQAAVARLAPRLRLPILLRYVEGLSYDQIAGALGCSKGTVASRLNRAHKILARRLSYLRNQVPAEGEHV, encoded by the coding sequence GTGAATCCTGCGGCTGCCGGCGCTCAGCAGGTGGTGGACGCCGATCTCCTCCGCGCCTGCCAGCGCGGGGACCGGCATGCCTTTCGTGTGCTCTTCGAGGCCTACCGTGACCGCGTGTACTCTATCGCGCTGCACTTCACGGGCGACAGCGCTGTGGCCGCCGACGTCACCCAGGACGTCTTCGTCAAGCTCTTCCACGCCATCGGTAAGTTTCGTTTCGATTCCGACTTCGGCACCTGGCTCTATCGTCTGGTGGCCAACGTCTGCATGGATGAGCACCGTCGCCGGCGCCGCTGGCTTCCCCTTGAAGATGTCTTCATGAGCCCGTCCCGCTCCCAGGAGAAGGCCGCAATGCGCTCTGAGATGTCGGGAGCCGTGCAGGCGGCCGTCGCCCGGCTCGCGCCTCGCCTGCGCCTGCCCATCCTGTTGCGGTACGTCGAGGGCCTTTCCTACGACCAGATCGCCGGCGCGCTTGGCTGTTCCAAGGGCACGGTGGCTTCCCGCCTGAACCGCGCTCACAAGATCCTCGCCCGCAGGCTCTCCTACCTGCGCAACCAGGTCCCCGCGGAGGGCGAACATGTTTGA